From Ramlibacter tataouinensis, the proteins below share one genomic window:
- a CDS encoding formylglycine-generating enzyme family protein — protein MKAGTGLRRLAIVGAAAMLGIGGWALASRLVAAPPARPAVVIGDGTQGPAGMAWVPGGEFLMGSDHKLAQPNERPAHKVRVQGFWMDTHHVTNAQFRAFVQATGYVTTAERKPDWATIAPQLPPGTPRPPEAALMAGAMVFVGTPYVVDYADTARWWRYVTGANWRHPQGPGSGIEGKEQHPVVQVSYEDALAYAQWDGKRLPTEAEWEFAARGGLEQATYAWGEEFAPGKQQMANVWQGQQSRPFPVVSAKAGGAAGTSPAGTFPANGYGLYDMTGNAWQWVADWYRADQFRIESRSGRLPENPQGPAASWDPGEPGVPEAAPKRVTRGGSFLCNEDFCLSYRPSARRGTDPYTSMSHLGFRLVMTDAAWRAVSASQGARR, from the coding sequence ATGAAGGCGGGAACCGGGCTGCGCCGACTGGCCATTGTCGGCGCGGCCGCGATGCTCGGCATCGGCGGCTGGGCGCTCGCTTCGCGCCTGGTCGCAGCGCCGCCGGCCCGGCCCGCGGTCGTCATCGGCGATGGCACGCAGGGCCCGGCGGGCATGGCCTGGGTGCCGGGCGGCGAGTTCCTCATGGGCAGCGATCACAAGCTCGCGCAGCCCAACGAGCGGCCGGCGCACAAGGTGCGCGTCCAGGGCTTCTGGATGGACACCCATCACGTCACCAACGCGCAGTTCCGCGCCTTCGTTCAAGCGACGGGCTATGTCACCACCGCGGAGCGCAAGCCCGACTGGGCGACCATCGCGCCGCAGTTGCCGCCCGGCACGCCCAGGCCGCCCGAAGCGGCGCTGATGGCGGGCGCGATGGTGTTCGTCGGCACGCCCTATGTGGTGGACTACGCCGACACCGCGCGTTGGTGGCGCTATGTGACCGGTGCGAACTGGCGCCATCCGCAAGGGCCCGGCAGCGGCATCGAAGGCAAGGAGCAGCACCCGGTAGTGCAGGTCAGCTACGAGGACGCGCTCGCCTATGCCCAATGGGACGGCAAGCGCCTGCCCACCGAAGCCGAATGGGAGTTCGCGGCACGCGGCGGCCTGGAGCAGGCCACCTACGCGTGGGGCGAGGAGTTCGCACCCGGTAAGCAGCAGATGGCCAACGTGTGGCAGGGGCAGCAGTCACGGCCCTTCCCGGTGGTGAGCGCCAAGGCCGGTGGTGCGGCGGGCACCAGCCCGGCCGGCACTTTCCCCGCCAATGGCTACGGGCTCTACGACATGACCGGCAACGCCTGGCAATGGGTGGCCGACTGGTATCGGGCCGACCAGTTCAGGATAGAGTCGCGCTCGGGCCGCCTGCCCGAGAACCCGCAGGGGCCGGCAGCGAGCTGGGACCCTGGCGAGCCCGGCGTTCCGGAGGCGGCACCGAAGCGCGTCACCCGGGGCGGCTCCTTCCTTTGCAACGAAGACTTCTGCCTCAGCTACCGACCCAGCGCCCGGCGCGGCACCGATCCGTACACCAGCATGTCGCACCTCGGCTTCAGGCTCGTCATGACGGATGCAGCTTGGCGCGCGGTGTCGGCTTCGCAGGGCGCGCGAAGGTAG
- a CDS encoding arylsulfatase encodes MASTGKSAKPNILVIWGDDIGISNLSCYSHGIMGYRTPNIDRLAKEGMMFTDSYGEQSCTAGRSSFITGQSVYRTGLSKVGIPGAPVGMSDKLVTIAALLKEQGYATGQFGKNHLGDRNEHLPTNHGFDEFFGNLYHLNAEEEPEMDDYPPEKDFPNFKKNFGPRGVLHSWATDKEDTTDLPRWGKVGKQKIEDTGPLIRKRMETCDDEFAAAAKDFIKRAKDEGKPFFVWLNTTHMHFITHTKPASRGQAGRWQSPYHDTMIDHDKLVGEVIDYLDQLGLTEDTFVMYSTDNGPHRNSWPDAGTTPFRSEKNTNWEGAFRVPLIVRWPGKIAAGSISNEIVQHHDWLPTFLAMAGASDVVDKLKKGYKAIGRTYKNHIDGMNLLPYLTGQEKKSPRNFFFYFSDDGDMLAVRMDNWKITFMEQRTAGTLAVWRDPFVRLRAPVMYNLRTDPFEFATVTSNTYNDWMFTHAFLIYAVQAVAGKFAETFKEFPPVQKPNTFTVDDALAKMGEAAGPSL; translated from the coding sequence ATGGCAAGCACTGGCAAATCCGCCAAGCCCAACATCCTCGTCATCTGGGGCGACGACATCGGCATCTCGAACCTGAGTTGCTATTCGCACGGCATCATGGGCTACCGGACACCCAACATCGATCGTCTCGCGAAGGAAGGGATGATGTTCACCGATTCGTACGGTGAGCAAAGCTGCACCGCCGGCCGCTCGTCCTTCATCACCGGCCAGAGCGTCTACCGAACCGGCCTTTCCAAGGTGGGCATTCCCGGCGCGCCGGTCGGCATGTCGGACAAGCTGGTGACCATCGCCGCGCTGCTGAAGGAGCAGGGCTACGCGACTGGCCAGTTCGGCAAGAACCACCTTGGCGACCGCAACGAGCATCTGCCGACCAACCACGGCTTCGACGAATTCTTCGGCAACCTCTACCACCTCAACGCCGAAGAGGAGCCGGAGATGGATGACTATCCGCCGGAGAAGGACTTTCCCAACTTCAAGAAGAACTTCGGTCCGCGCGGCGTGCTGCACTCCTGGGCTACCGACAAGGAAGACACGACCGACTTGCCCCGCTGGGGCAAGGTCGGCAAGCAGAAGATCGAAGACACCGGGCCGCTCATCCGCAAGCGCATGGAGACCTGCGACGACGAGTTCGCTGCCGCCGCCAAGGACTTCATCAAGCGCGCGAAGGACGAGGGCAAGCCGTTCTTCGTGTGGCTCAACACCACGCACATGCACTTCATCACGCATACGAAGCCGGCCAGCCGCGGCCAGGCGGGGCGCTGGCAATCGCCCTACCACGACACGATGATCGATCACGACAAGCTGGTCGGCGAGGTGATCGACTATCTGGACCAACTGGGCCTCACGGAAGACACCTTCGTCATGTATTCGACCGACAACGGCCCGCACCGCAATAGCTGGCCCGACGCCGGCACCACGCCTTTCCGCAGCGAAAAGAACACCAATTGGGAGGGCGCCTTTCGCGTTCCGCTGATCGTGCGCTGGCCCGGAAAGATCGCGGCGGGCAGCATCTCCAACGAGATCGTGCAGCACCACGACTGGCTGCCGACCTTCCTGGCGATGGCCGGTGCGAGCGACGTGGTCGACAAGCTGAAGAAAGGCTACAAGGCGATCGGGAGGACCTACAAGAACCACATCGACGGCATGAACCTGCTGCCGTACCTCACCGGCCAGGAGAAGAAGAGCCCGCGGAACTTCTTCTTCTATTTCAGCGACGACGGCGACATGCTGGCTGTGCGCATGGACAACTGGAAGATCACCTTCATGGAGCAGCGCACCGCGGGCACGCTGGCCGTGTGGCGGGATCCTTTCGTGCGCCTGCGCGCGCCGGTGATGTACAACCTGCGCACCGATCCCTTCGAATTCGCCACGGTCACTTCGAACACCTACAACGACTGGATGTTCACGCACGCCTTCCTGATCTATGCGGTCCAGGCCGTGGCGGGGAAGTTCGCGGAGACATTCAAGGAATTTCCGCCGGTGCAGAAGCCGAACACGTTCACGGTCGATGACGCGCTCGCGAAGATGGGCGAGGCCGCCGGCCCGTCGTTGTAG
- the hisD gene encoding histidinol dehydrogenase, with protein MIQVIKSGQSAQAKATNQAQVRATVEGILADIEARGDTAVREYSEKFDKWAPATFRLTPAQIDQCIASLPQRTIADIKFAQAQIRRFAEIQKASMHDVEVETLPGVVLGHRNIPVNSVGCYIPGGKYPLIASAHMSVLTAKVAGVKRVIAAAPPFEGKPCPEIVAAMHFAGADEIYCLGGVQAVAAMAIGTQSIPGVDMIVGPGNAYVAEAKRQLFGRVGIDLFAGPTETLVICDDTVDAELVAVDLLGQAEHGPTSPAYCVTTSRKIAEALPAAIDKVLSRLDTAPVASVSWRDFGEIHLCETDEEALQVAERLCSEHVQVMTKDPDWYLQRMTCYGALFLGHRTNVSYGDKVIGTNHTLPTMGAGRYTGGLWVGKFIKTHTYQRVLTDQASVMVGEYCSRLCGYEHMSGHKEQADIRVRRLKAAA; from the coding sequence ATGATCCAAGTCATCAAGAGCGGGCAGAGCGCCCAGGCCAAGGCCACCAACCAGGCGCAGGTGCGCGCCACCGTCGAAGGCATCCTCGCCGACATCGAGGCGCGCGGCGACACGGCCGTGCGCGAATACTCCGAGAAATTCGACAAGTGGGCGCCGGCCACGTTCCGGCTGACGCCCGCGCAGATCGACCAGTGCATCGCCAGCCTGCCGCAGCGGACCATAGCCGACATCAAGTTCGCGCAGGCGCAGATCCGCCGCTTCGCCGAGATCCAGAAGGCCTCGATGCACGACGTCGAGGTCGAGACGCTGCCCGGCGTGGTGCTCGGCCACCGCAACATCCCGGTCAACTCGGTGGGCTGCTACATCCCGGGCGGCAAGTACCCCCTGATCGCCAGCGCGCATATGAGCGTGCTGACGGCCAAGGTGGCCGGGGTCAAGCGCGTCATCGCCGCCGCGCCGCCGTTCGAGGGCAAGCCTTGCCCCGAGATTGTTGCCGCGATGCACTTCGCGGGCGCCGACGAAATCTACTGTCTGGGCGGCGTGCAGGCGGTGGCCGCGATGGCCATCGGCACGCAGAGCATCCCGGGTGTCGACATGATCGTCGGCCCCGGCAACGCCTACGTCGCCGAAGCCAAGCGACAGCTGTTCGGCCGCGTCGGCATCGACCTGTTTGCCGGCCCGACCGAGACGCTCGTGATCTGCGACGACACGGTGGACGCCGAGCTGGTGGCGGTCGACCTGCTGGGCCAGGCCGAGCACGGCCCCACCTCTCCTGCGTACTGCGTGACGACGAGCAGGAAGATCGCCGAGGCGCTGCCGGCCGCGATCGACAAGGTCCTCTCGCGCCTGGACACCGCGCCCGTGGCCAGCGTCTCCTGGCGTGACTTCGGCGAGATCCACCTGTGCGAAACCGACGAGGAGGCGCTGCAGGTCGCGGAGCGCCTGTGCTCGGAGCACGTCCAGGTGATGACCAAGGACCCCGACTGGTACCTGCAGCGCATGACCTGCTACGGCGCGCTCTTCCTCGGCCACCGCACCAACGTGAGCTACGGCGACAAGGTGATCGGCACCAACCACACGCTGCCGACCATGGGCGCCGGGCGCTACACCGGCGGGCTGTGGGTCGGCAAGTTCATCAAGACCCACACCTACCAGCGTGTCCTCACCGACCAAGCCAGCGTGATGGTGGGCGAGTACTGCTCGCGCCTGTGCGGGTACGAGCACATGTCGGGCCACAAGGAGCAGGCCGACATCCGCGTGCGCCGGCTGAAGGCCGCCGCCTGA
- a CDS encoding arylsulfatase, producing the protein MIRCVRRALAAFGVAVTLTAPLAAGAQPAKQPNILVIWGDDIGWQNVSAYGMGTMGYTTPNIDRIGMEGIRFTDHYAQPSCTAGRAAFITGQYPIRSGLTTVGQPGDKLGLQAASPSLAEVMKKAGYRTGQFGKNHLGDNNPHLPTVHGFDEFYGNLYHLNTEEQHEYSDYQNYANAYPGGREAFAKKFATRGVLHTFASDKDDPTVDPRFGPVGKQTIKDTGPLTMKRMEDFDGAEVIPRALDFMRSAKKDGKPFFVWLNTSRMHLYTRLNDKWRHAAAKYTHEDDTQGSGLLQHDHDIGVVLEFLKQNGLEGNTIVWYSTDNGPEHSSWPHGSTTPFRGEKMTTYEGGVRVPSMLRWPGVIKSGQIKNGIQAHQDMFTSLAAVAGVPDVVEQMKREKKQYIDGVNNVDYWTGKSPDSARNNFLYYIESKLTAVRMGPWKLHFSTKEDYYAQVTPRFAPLLFNLRSDPFESYDSKDSYGHLIQKSSWLSGPLGELLGQHLRTLAEYPPVQGAKSFDRSNLVQDFLQNQKRQQ; encoded by the coding sequence ATGATCAGATGTGTGAGACGCGCGCTCGCCGCCTTCGGCGTTGCCGTCACCTTGACCGCTCCGCTGGCCGCCGGAGCCCAGCCCGCGAAGCAACCCAACATCCTCGTCATCTGGGGCGACGACATCGGATGGCAGAACGTGAGTGCCTATGGCATGGGGACGATGGGCTACACCACGCCCAATATCGACCGCATCGGCATGGAGGGCATCCGCTTCACCGACCACTACGCGCAGCCCTCGTGCACCGCCGGTCGGGCGGCCTTCATCACCGGGCAGTACCCGATCCGCTCCGGCCTGACCACGGTGGGCCAACCCGGCGACAAGCTCGGTCTGCAGGCCGCCTCGCCCAGCCTGGCCGAAGTCATGAAGAAGGCCGGCTACCGCACCGGGCAGTTCGGCAAGAACCACCTGGGCGACAATAACCCGCACCTGCCGACGGTGCACGGCTTCGACGAGTTCTACGGCAACCTGTACCACCTGAACACCGAGGAACAGCACGAGTACAGCGACTACCAGAACTATGCCAACGCTTACCCCGGCGGCAGGGAGGCCTTCGCGAAGAAGTTCGCCACCCGCGGCGTCCTGCACACCTTCGCCTCTGACAAGGACGACCCCACGGTGGATCCCCGCTTCGGGCCGGTTGGCAAGCAGACGATCAAGGACACCGGGCCGCTGACGATGAAGCGGATGGAGGACTTCGACGGCGCCGAAGTGATCCCCAGGGCGCTCGACTTCATGCGCAGCGCGAAGAAGGACGGCAAGCCCTTCTTCGTCTGGCTCAACACCAGCCGCATGCACCTGTACACCCGCCTCAACGACAAGTGGCGCCATGCTGCCGCCAAGTACACCCACGAGGACGACACGCAGGGCAGTGGGTTGTTGCAGCACGACCACGACATCGGCGTCGTGCTTGAGTTCCTGAAGCAGAACGGCCTCGAAGGCAACACCATCGTCTGGTATTCCACCGACAACGGCCCCGAGCACTCCTCCTGGCCGCACGGCTCGACCACGCCGTTTCGCGGCGAAAAGATGACGACCTACGAGGGTGGGGTGCGCGTGCCCTCGATGCTGCGCTGGCCGGGCGTGATCAAGTCCGGGCAGATCAAGAACGGCATCCAGGCGCACCAGGATATGTTCACCAGCTTGGCGGCGGTGGCCGGCGTGCCGGACGTCGTCGAGCAAATGAAGAGGGAGAAGAAGCAGTACATCGACGGTGTCAACAACGTCGACTACTGGACCGGAAAGTCACCCGACAGCGCGCGCAACAACTTCCTCTACTACATCGAAAGCAAGCTGACCGCGGTGCGCATGGGCCCGTGGAAGCTGCACTTCTCGACGAAGGAGGATTACTACGCCCAGGTGACGCCGCGCTTCGCGCCACTGCTGTTCAACCTGCGCAGCGACCCGTTCGAGAGCTACGACAGCAAGGACTCCTACGGCCACTTGATCCAGAAGTCGTCGTGGCTGTCCGGCCCGTTGGGCGAACTGCTCGGGCAGCACCTGAGGACGCTGGCCGAGTACCCGCCGGTCCAGGGCGCCAAGTCGTTCGACCGGTCCAACCTGGTGCAGGACTTCCTGCAAAACCAGAAGCGGCAGCAATGA
- a CDS encoding LacI family DNA-binding transcriptional regulator, translating into MDRKTAPDASPARAAPIHGRVTARDLAERIGVATSTISRAFDQHSRISGELRQRILAMADEVGYRPNAIARSLNQRRSGIVALVMGDMANPFYPEALEEFSLQFRQVGRQLLLFVVPRGGDADELMPQLLQYQVDAIVVTAARLSSRMSELCLRQGVPVVFMNRRVEDPTVWSVCCDNERMGAAVARYLVAQKRRACAFVSGDPSISTTADRLRGFEHGLVAHGQRLAACVQGGYTYEGARAAAAELFGAGKPAVDAVFCANDLMALGVLGYLRTNTSLRVPQDVAVIGFDDIRAAAFPEHGLTTVRQPVSEMVDCVIRLLDEGRPSGTVAEALREVPGQLVLRSSA; encoded by the coding sequence ATGGACCGCAAGACCGCCCCCGACGCTTCACCGGCCCGTGCCGCCCCGATTCACGGACGCGTCACGGCCAGGGACCTCGCCGAGCGGATCGGTGTCGCCACTTCGACCATCTCCCGGGCCTTCGACCAGCACTCGCGAATTTCCGGTGAACTGCGCCAGCGCATCCTGGCGATGGCCGATGAAGTGGGCTATCGACCCAACGCCATTGCGCGATCGCTGAACCAGCGGCGATCCGGCATCGTGGCCCTGGTAATGGGAGACATGGCCAATCCCTTTTATCCCGAAGCGCTCGAGGAGTTCTCGCTGCAGTTTCGGCAGGTTGGCCGGCAGCTGCTGCTCTTCGTCGTACCCAGGGGCGGCGATGCGGACGAGCTGATGCCGCAGCTGCTGCAGTACCAGGTCGATGCCATCGTGGTGACCGCGGCCCGGCTGTCATCGCGCATGTCGGAACTGTGCTTGCGCCAGGGAGTGCCGGTGGTGTTCATGAACCGGCGCGTCGAGGACCCGACAGTCTGGTCGGTGTGCTGCGACAACGAGCGCATGGGGGCCGCGGTGGCGAGGTACCTGGTAGCGCAAAAGCGCCGGGCATGCGCCTTTGTGTCGGGCGACCCCAGCATTTCCACCACGGCCGACCGTCTGCGCGGCTTCGAGCACGGGCTGGTTGCGCACGGCCAGCGACTGGCCGCCTGCGTGCAAGGCGGATACACGTATGAAGGTGCGCGTGCAGCGGCGGCCGAACTGTTCGGCGCCGGCAAGCCGGCCGTCGACGCGGTGTTCTGTGCCAACGACCTGATGGCCCTAGGCGTGCTTGGCTACCTGCGCACGAACACATCGCTTCGTGTGCCACAGGACGTGGCTGTCATCGGTTTCGATGACATCCGCGCCGCGGCCTTTCCGGAGCATGGCCTGACCACGGTGCGTCAGCCGGTGAGCGAGATGGTCGATTGCGTCATCCGCCTACTCGACGAAGGTCGGCCGAGTGGGACCGTTGCGGAAGCACTGCGTGAAGTGCCGGGGCAACTTGTCCTGCGCTCCTCCGCCTAG
- a CDS encoding acyl-CoA thioesterase, producing MKSKLQRERRSAYRYFRDITTRWMDNDVYAHVNNVVYYSWFDTAVNGYLLEQRVLDFKASPAVGLVVETGCNYFASIAFPDIVRAGVRVTRIGQSSVRYEVGLFANDEDEAAAQGHFVHVYVDRVTRRPMPLPADLRRALEAIAAA from the coding sequence ATGAAAAGCAAGCTTCAGCGGGAGCGCCGCAGCGCCTACCGCTACTTTCGCGACATCACGACGCGCTGGATGGACAACGACGTCTATGCGCATGTCAACAACGTCGTCTACTACAGCTGGTTCGACACTGCGGTGAACGGCTACCTGCTGGAGCAGCGCGTGCTGGACTTCAAGGCGAGCCCGGCCGTCGGCCTGGTGGTCGAGACCGGCTGCAATTACTTCGCGTCGATCGCCTTCCCGGACATCGTCCGTGCCGGCGTGCGCGTCACTCGCATTGGCCAGTCGAGCGTGCGCTACGAGGTCGGCCTTTTCGCCAACGACGAGGACGAGGCGGCCGCGCAGGGCCACTTCGTGCACGTCTATGTCGACCGCGTCACACGGCGCCCGATGCCGCTGCCCGCCGATCTGCGCCGCGCGCTCGAGGCGATCGCTGCGGCCTGA
- a CDS encoding flavin monoamine oxidase family protein, producing MKQYTQDRESAAPQGVSRRGFMRRAGAAGAVAAGALGAANAATPGPQRKARAKGVDYDVIVLGGGFAGVTAARDSMKNGYKTLLLEARDRLGGRTWTKEFEGHKVEMGGTWIHWTQPFVWSEVQRYKLEVEETPDGKVEPGAELRVLVDGRCEVLNKLEQLAPVLGAINKYFADAGQYWERPYDASFQWSEILKADKLNAGQVVQKMNLTPIQRVAVEAYAAGLSHGPLEQVSYLENSRWWALPGSSMTALHDSCGRYKFKHGTVSLINKMVEDGRPEIRLSTPVKSVEEKGDHVVVTTASGQHLTAAAVIVGLPMNVVHNVQFMPALDPLVAEAGRERHAGTGIKLLIKVKGHVTKTRVSAVAPPTHPLSFLATYSMAEDHTIFVMFGPDPKHIDYTDKAAVQKALRDYFPEAVVEAVDHQAWTEDPYARGTWCNYKPGWFAKYYEHFQKDRGRVFFGQGDHGEGWRGFIDGAIGAGGAAALRVKTRLG from the coding sequence ATGAAGCAGTACACACAAGATCGGGAGAGCGCGGCGCCGCAAGGCGTCAGCCGTCGCGGCTTCATGCGCCGCGCGGGCGCCGCAGGGGCGGTGGCCGCCGGCGCCCTCGGCGCGGCGAACGCCGCCACACCGGGACCGCAGCGCAAGGCACGCGCCAAGGGCGTCGACTACGACGTGATCGTGCTCGGTGGCGGCTTCGCCGGCGTCACGGCGGCACGCGACAGCATGAAGAACGGCTACAAGACCCTGCTGCTCGAGGCGCGCGACCGCCTGGGCGGACGCACCTGGACGAAGGAGTTCGAAGGCCACAAGGTGGAAATGGGCGGGACCTGGATCCACTGGACGCAGCCCTTCGTGTGGTCCGAGGTGCAGCGCTACAAGCTCGAAGTGGAAGAGACGCCCGACGGAAAGGTCGAGCCGGGCGCGGAGTTGCGCGTGCTGGTCGATGGCCGCTGCGAGGTGCTGAACAAACTGGAGCAGCTGGCGCCGGTGCTCGGCGCGATCAACAAGTACTTCGCCGATGCCGGCCAGTACTGGGAGCGGCCGTACGACGCCTCGTTCCAGTGGAGCGAGATCCTCAAGGCCGACAAACTGAACGCGGGCCAGGTGGTGCAGAAGATGAACCTGACGCCCATCCAGCGCGTCGCGGTCGAAGCCTACGCGGCCGGCCTGTCGCACGGCCCGCTCGAGCAGGTGTCCTACCTTGAAAACAGCCGCTGGTGGGCGCTGCCGGGCAGCAGCATGACGGCTTTGCACGACTCTTGCGGCCGCTACAAGTTCAAGCACGGCACCGTCAGCCTGATCAACAAGATGGTCGAGGACGGCAGGCCCGAGATCCGCCTGTCCACGCCGGTGAAGTCGGTGGAGGAGAAGGGCGATCACGTTGTCGTCACCACCGCCAGCGGCCAGCACCTGACCGCCGCCGCAGTGATCGTCGGCCTGCCGATGAACGTGGTGCACAACGTTCAGTTCATGCCGGCGCTGGATCCGCTGGTGGCGGAGGCAGGCCGCGAGCGGCATGCAGGCACCGGCATCAAGCTCCTGATCAAGGTGAAAGGCCACGTGACCAAGACCCGCGTCAGCGCGGTGGCGCCGCCGACACACCCCTTGTCGTTCCTGGCGACCTACTCGATGGCCGAGGACCACACCATCTTTGTCATGTTCGGCCCCGATCCGAAGCATATCGACTACACCGACAAGGCGGCCGTGCAGAAGGCGCTGCGGGACTATTTCCCCGAGGCAGTGGTCGAGGCGGTGGACCACCAGGCCTGGACCGAGGACCCGTACGCCCGCGGCACCTGGTGCAACTACAAGCCGGGGTGGTTTGCGAAGTACTACGAGCACTTCCAGAAGGACCGCGGACGCGTGTTCTTCGGCCAGGGCGACCACGGCGAGGGGTGGCGCGGCTTCATTGACGGCGCTATCGGCGCCGGCGGCGCCGCCGCTCTGCGTGTGAAGACCAGGCTTGGCTGA
- a CDS encoding arylsulfatase → MAGLLAAGPAASQVAKPKQPNVLFILADNLGYGELGVYGGGALRGAPTPRIDKLASEGLRLTNMNMEPQCTPSRSAMLTGRHAIRSGTYAVPFGGVAEGLTQWEVTLAESLSEAGYATALYGKWHLGSHDGRLPNDQGFDEWYGIPRTTNEAMWHDTPGYSPEHMRPEYILEGRKGGKSREVKVYDMEQRRLLDAEVTRRSIDFMERQARAGKPFFAFASLTQPHLPTVPHPAFAGKTGNGDWADMLAEMDHNVGQMLDAVERLRIRDNTVVIFVSDNGAEFIKPWEGWAGPWRGAYFTAWEGGIRVPFMIRWPGRVPAARVSDEIVHGVDLFTTLAGFAHAKVPHDRPIDGVDQAGFFLGKTDKSAREGILIWVDNRLQAVKWRNYKVHFYQQDTMTSPAERLPIPHVFNLYENPREDEGKRAYTSWVLGPMLKMVNAFNASVKKYPLIPMGTPDPYQPPGLP, encoded by the coding sequence ATGGCGGGCCTGCTAGCCGCCGGGCCGGCGGCATCGCAGGTTGCGAAGCCAAAGCAACCCAACGTCCTGTTCATCCTGGCGGACAACCTGGGTTACGGCGAGCTCGGTGTCTACGGTGGCGGCGCGCTGCGCGGCGCGCCGACGCCACGCATCGACAAGCTCGCGAGCGAGGGCCTGCGCCTCACCAACATGAACATGGAGCCGCAGTGCACACCCAGCCGCTCGGCCATGCTGACGGGGCGCCATGCGATCCGCTCGGGCACCTATGCCGTGCCCTTCGGCGGCGTGGCCGAGGGCCTCACGCAATGGGAGGTGACGCTGGCCGAGTCGCTGTCCGAGGCGGGCTACGCCACTGCGTTGTACGGAAAGTGGCACCTGGGCAGCCACGACGGCCGCTTGCCCAACGACCAGGGCTTCGACGAGTGGTACGGCATCCCGCGCACGACCAACGAGGCGATGTGGCACGACACGCCGGGCTACTCGCCCGAGCACATGCGGCCCGAGTACATCCTCGAAGGGCGCAAAGGCGGCAAGAGCCGCGAGGTCAAGGTGTATGACATGGAGCAGCGGCGACTGCTCGATGCGGAAGTCACGCGCCGCTCGATCGACTTCATGGAGCGCCAGGCCAGGGCGGGCAAGCCATTCTTCGCCTTCGCCAGCCTGACGCAACCGCACCTGCCGACCGTGCCGCACCCGGCATTCGCCGGCAAGACGGGCAACGGCGACTGGGCCGACATGCTGGCCGAGATGGACCACAACGTCGGGCAGATGCTCGATGCGGTGGAACGCCTGCGCATTCGCGACAACACCGTCGTCATCTTCGTCAGCGACAACGGCGCGGAGTTCATCAAGCCCTGGGAGGGCTGGGCCGGCCCCTGGCGGGGTGCCTACTTCACGGCCTGGGAAGGCGGGATCCGCGTGCCCTTCATGATCCGCTGGCCGGGCAGGGTGCCCGCGGCGCGCGTCAGCGACGAGATCGTGCACGGCGTGGACCTGTTCACGACGCTGGCCGGTTTCGCGCACGCGAAGGTGCCTCATGACCGCCCGATCGATGGCGTGGACCAGGCCGGATTCTTCCTCGGCAAGACCGACAAGTCCGCGCGCGAAGGCATCCTGATCTGGGTCGACAACCGGCTGCAGGCGGTGAAGTGGCGAAACTACAAGGTGCACTTCTACCAGCAGGACACCATGACCTCGCCGGCCGAGCGCCTGCCCATTCCACACGTGTTCAACCTGTACGAGAACCCGCGCGAGGACGAAGGCAAGCGCGCCTACACAAGCTGGGTGCTCGGACCGATGCTGAAGATGGTGAACGCCTTCAACGCCAGCGTGAAGAAGTACCCGCTGATTCCGATGGGGACTCCGGATCCGTATCAACCGCCCGGCCTGCCTTGA